A region from the Kribbella shirazensis genome encodes:
- a CDS encoding class I SAM-dependent methyltransferase — MDYVFDSDSELGHDHLDHLGNVLDPPTRWCLERLGLGPNARCLELGAGSGSIANWLAARTGEVVAVDIATTQLADAAPGVKVLQHDLRDGLGVDGPFDLIHARLVLLHIPEREKIFTQLVDALAPGGHLVLGDFTGRVLQPIAVPAPEDSALWERMQYLSHEIVGKTRGISLSWAAEVPHRMTAAGLVDVHTTEYSETTAGGSDGCLLHRNLNRQAEPLLLAAGATTDELARYRALMLDPRFRAWFYQLLYTSARKPA; from the coding sequence ATGGACTACGTCTTCGACAGTGACAGTGAGCTCGGACACGATCACCTCGATCATCTCGGGAACGTGCTGGACCCGCCGACCCGGTGGTGCCTGGAGCGACTCGGCCTCGGGCCGAACGCGCGGTGCCTCGAGCTCGGCGCCGGATCGGGCTCGATCGCGAACTGGCTCGCCGCCCGGACCGGCGAGGTCGTCGCCGTCGACATCGCCACGACCCAGCTCGCGGATGCCGCGCCCGGCGTGAAGGTGCTGCAGCACGATCTGCGCGACGGCCTCGGCGTGGACGGTCCCTTCGACCTGATCCACGCACGACTCGTCCTGCTCCACATTCCCGAGCGGGAGAAGATCTTCACGCAATTGGTCGACGCGCTCGCGCCGGGCGGTCACCTTGTCCTCGGCGACTTCACCGGCCGGGTCTTGCAGCCGATCGCCGTACCGGCGCCCGAAGACAGCGCGCTGTGGGAACGCATGCAGTACCTGTCCCATGAGATCGTCGGCAAGACTCGCGGGATCAGCCTCAGCTGGGCCGCCGAAGTCCCGCACCGGATGACGGCGGCCGGGCTGGTCGACGTCCACACGACCGAGTACTCCGAAACCACCGCAGGCGGCAGCGACGGCTGTCTCCTGCACCGCAATCTCAACCGGCAGGCCGAACCTCTCCTGCTCGCCGCCGGCGCCACCACGGACGAGCTCGCCCGCTACCGCGCGCTGATGCTCGACCCGCGCTTCCGGGCGTGGTTCTACCAACTCCTGTACACCAGCGCCCGGAAGCCCGCCTAG
- a CDS encoding ABC transporter permease, translating into MRLLTAVLRTIRNSRRLASGLAILAVMVLLALFSPLIVKLIGGGKDPIEVAAYEKWLVPGPGHVLGTDQFGRDVLAMVVKALSVSLQIGAIAGVISTVVGVIVAFVAGYKGGWIDGILSTFTGILLVIPTFPLLIALSAYAKNVSLFQVGVMISIFSWPFAAKTIRSQVLSLRTRPYVDLARVSKARDLEIIVTELLPNLLPFIGVGFASSALGAIFGLVGLEVIGLGPGGVIDLGQIIFNAITTGALTLGAWPMFVVPIVLLTLLFAALNMVNIGLEEVYNPRLRGVAGE; encoded by the coding sequence ATGAGACTTCTGACTGCGGTACTGCGCACGATCCGGAACAGCCGGCGACTGGCGAGCGGGCTCGCGATCCTCGCAGTGATGGTGCTGCTGGCCTTGTTCAGCCCGCTGATCGTGAAGCTGATCGGGGGTGGGAAGGACCCGATCGAGGTGGCGGCGTACGAGAAGTGGCTGGTGCCCGGGCCGGGACACGTGCTGGGCACCGACCAGTTCGGCCGGGACGTGCTGGCGATGGTCGTGAAGGCGCTCTCGGTGTCGCTCCAGATCGGCGCGATCGCCGGTGTCATCTCCACCGTCGTGGGCGTGATCGTGGCCTTCGTGGCCGGCTACAAGGGCGGGTGGATCGACGGCATCCTGTCGACGTTCACCGGGATCCTGCTGGTGATCCCGACGTTCCCGTTGCTGATCGCGCTCTCGGCGTACGCCAAGAACGTCAGCCTGTTCCAGGTCGGCGTGATGATCTCGATCTTCTCCTGGCCGTTCGCGGCCAAGACGATCCGGTCCCAGGTGCTCAGCCTGCGAACCCGCCCGTACGTCGACCTGGCGCGGGTGAGCAAGGCCCGCGACCTGGAGATCATCGTCACCGAGCTGCTGCCGAACCTGCTGCCGTTCATCGGCGTCGGTTTCGCGTCGTCGGCGCTCGGCGCGATCTTCGGGCTGGTCGGCCTGGAGGTGATCGGGCTCGGGCCGGGTGGTGTCATCGACCTCGGGCAGATCATCTTCAACGCGATCACCACCGGCGCGCTGACGCTGGGCGCGTGGCCGATGTTCGTGGTGCCGATCGTGCTGCTGACGTTGCTGTTCGCGGCGCTGAACATGGTGAACATCGGCCTCGAAGAGGTCTACAACCCGCGACTGAGGGGAGTGGCCGGTGAGTAA
- a CDS encoding AfsR/SARP family transcriptional regulator codes for MGQLDIRLLGPFEVRRDGWVVPVPGRKVRALLAVLALHCGRTVPVDVLGRALWADDPPQRLRGSLQTYVGRLRRVLGDDAIATEPTGYRLDLPPECVDVRRFHQLLDAGNPEQALTLWRGDPFASAISPWLEEHDAPALVERYLTAWEQLPDPDIPELHKLTTRYPFRETLWLRLFTALRDAGRSAEALDRYETFRTHLADELGTDPTPELQAIHRSLLQGHPTDTRQGLPHDLTRFFGRDEELLQLDRLLRSSRLVTIAGAPGAGKTRLSREFAVRFADRVVLAELALAPSVQTAVDEALGETDPADLLLILDNCEHMATAAAELVGRMLASCPSLRILTTSRVPLGASGEQVYRLPPLAPAPAIELFADRAALVAGAHPQDRSTVDLICRRLDGLPLAIELAAAWSRVLSPRQILDRLTPLLQDAPGGQRTMSAAIDWSYHLLSAPQQLLFERLAVFTGGFDLAAVEAVAGLGDELLGALTGLVDHSLVLTVSLHDGHVRYRLLEPVRQYAASLLGDSPSLRARHAAHYLTVAQQGDANLRGPDPAATLIGLQPDEANLLSASSWARTQPGDLVLRLATATAYFWEHRAYVNDARSRLEEFLDRGDPALRASALTRLGRLAWRQRDYAAAKAAYEQSLALRLQLGDEPGTARALRNLALVAASTGQTSYAVELCQQSIARFRRSDDDQGRGWTLTVLALAHFEDGEWDLGAERYREALTLSGSNGGSALALNARLGLAYAAAATGDVRTHRAQLTAIVAHLRKASGLIEDPEWLWASTSLAAAEGRHHAALRLAGAATTQRSGSPEPPPR; via the coding sequence ATGGGACAGCTCGACATACGGCTGCTCGGGCCGTTCGAGGTCCGTCGGGACGGGTGGGTGGTGCCGGTTCCGGGCCGCAAGGTCCGGGCCCTGCTGGCGGTGCTCGCGTTGCACTGCGGGCGGACGGTGCCGGTCGACGTGCTCGGCCGCGCGCTGTGGGCGGACGATCCGCCGCAGCGGCTCCGGGGCAGCCTGCAGACGTACGTCGGGCGACTGCGCCGCGTCCTCGGCGACGACGCGATCGCCACCGAACCGACCGGCTATCGTCTCGACCTCCCGCCGGAGTGTGTCGACGTACGGCGGTTCCATCAACTGCTCGACGCGGGGAATCCCGAACAGGCGTTGACATTGTGGCGCGGAGATCCGTTCGCGAGTGCGATCTCACCGTGGCTGGAGGAACACGACGCACCGGCACTCGTGGAGCGTTACCTCACGGCTTGGGAGCAGCTCCCCGATCCCGACATCCCAGAACTCCACAAGCTCACGACGCGCTATCCCTTCCGGGAAACCCTCTGGCTTCGACTGTTCACAGCGCTGCGCGACGCCGGCCGCTCCGCCGAGGCGCTGGACCGCTACGAGACCTTCCGCACCCACCTCGCCGACGAACTCGGCACCGACCCCACACCCGAACTCCAGGCGATCCACCGCAGCCTCCTACAGGGACACCCGACGGACACCCGCCAAGGTCTCCCCCACGACCTCACCCGCTTCTTCGGCCGCGACGAGGAACTCCTCCAACTGGACCGCCTGCTGCGCAGCTCCCGCCTGGTGACGATCGCCGGTGCACCCGGCGCGGGCAAGACTCGACTGAGCCGTGAGTTCGCGGTCCGGTTCGCCGATCGCGTCGTACTGGCGGAACTCGCGTTGGCTCCTTCGGTGCAGACCGCCGTCGACGAGGCGCTCGGCGAGACGGACCCGGCGGATCTGTTGCTGATTCTGGACAACTGCGAGCACATGGCGACCGCGGCAGCCGAGCTGGTGGGGCGGATGCTCGCGAGCTGTCCGAGCCTGCGGATCCTGACCACGAGTCGAGTGCCGCTGGGTGCGTCCGGCGAGCAGGTCTACCGGCTTCCGCCGCTCGCGCCCGCGCCCGCGATCGAACTGTTCGCCGATCGCGCCGCACTGGTCGCCGGTGCGCATCCGCAGGACCGCTCCACCGTGGATCTGATCTGCCGGCGACTGGACGGCCTGCCGCTCGCCATCGAACTCGCCGCGGCTTGGAGCCGGGTGCTCTCGCCGCGTCAGATCCTCGACCGGCTCACACCCCTGCTGCAGGATGCGCCCGGGGGCCAGCGCACGATGAGCGCAGCGATCGACTGGAGCTACCACCTTCTGTCCGCGCCGCAGCAGCTGCTGTTCGAACGTCTTGCCGTGTTCACCGGCGGATTCGACCTCGCCGCGGTCGAGGCCGTCGCCGGTCTCGGCGACGAACTCCTCGGTGCCCTGACCGGGCTCGTGGACCACTCGCTCGTGCTGACCGTCAGCCTGCACGACGGACACGTGCGCTACCGCCTATTGGAGCCGGTCCGCCAGTACGCCGCTTCGCTCCTCGGCGACTCGCCGTCGCTCCGAGCGCGACATGCGGCGCACTACCTCACGGTCGCACAGCAAGGCGATGCGAACCTGCGCGGACCCGACCCGGCCGCGACCCTGATCGGGTTGCAGCCGGATGAGGCCAACCTGCTGTCGGCCTCGAGCTGGGCACGGACTCAGCCCGGCGATCTCGTCCTGCGGCTGGCGACCGCCACCGCCTACTTCTGGGAACACCGCGCCTACGTCAACGACGCCCGATCGCGCCTGGAGGAGTTCCTGGATCGTGGCGACCCGGCCCTGCGCGCATCCGCACTCACCCGGCTGGGACGCCTGGCCTGGCGTCAGCGTGACTACGCGGCCGCGAAGGCTGCCTACGAGCAGAGCCTCGCTCTGAGACTGCAGCTCGGCGACGAGCCGGGGACCGCCCGCGCGCTCCGCAATCTCGCGCTCGTGGCCGCCTCCACCGGACAGACCTCGTACGCCGTCGAGCTGTGTCAGCAGAGCATCGCCAGGTTCCGGCGCAGTGACGACGACCAGGGCCGCGGCTGGACCTTGACCGTGCTGGCGCTGGCCCACTTCGAGGACGGCGAGTGGGACCTCGGTGCCGAGCGCTACCGGGAGGCGCTGACACTGAGCGGCTCGAACGGAGGATCGGCGCTCGCCCTCAACGCCCGACTCGGTCTTGCGTACGCGGCCGCCGCGACCGGCGACGTACGGACGCATCGCGCGCAGCTCACCGCGATCGTCGCCCACCTGCGGAAGGCATCCGGGCTGATCGAGGATCCGGAGTGGCTGTGGGCGAGCACCAGTCTGGCAGCGGCCGAAGGTCGCCACCACGCAGCGCTCCGGCTCGCCGGAGCCGCCACCACGCAGCGCTCCGGCTCGCCGGAGCCGCCGCCGCGCTGA
- a CDS encoding response regulator transcription factor, translating to MSGTMTAFCERVVDSLRAQAGRRAADRLMAAGRRLSQDELMTEALAPPTPTDKPLSSRELEVAELAGQGLSNEQIASTLVISRRTVETHLDHIRQKLDLTSRYEIVAWALSRSG from the coding sequence ATGTCCGGCACGATGACCGCGTTCTGCGAGCGCGTCGTCGACAGCCTGCGGGCGCAGGCGGGCCGGCGGGCTGCCGACAGATTGATGGCGGCGGGCCGCCGGCTCAGCCAGGACGAGTTGATGACCGAGGCACTCGCGCCGCCCACGCCGACGGACAAGCCGCTCAGCAGCCGGGAGCTCGAGGTCGCGGAGCTGGCCGGGCAGGGCCTCAGCAACGAACAGATCGCGAGCACGCTGGTGATCTCCCGGCGGACCGTCGAGACCCATCTCGACCACATCAGGCAGAAACTGGACCTGACCAGCCGGTACGAGATCGTGGCCTGGGCACTGTCACGATCCGGGTGA
- a CDS encoding ATP-binding cassette domain-containing protein has protein sequence MKSELELRGVQQRFHARGVAEGYITAVDDVSFSLAASPPQIVSLVGQSGSGKSTIARNVLGLQKPTAGSVLYGGKDIFKLNRAEYDEYRRDVQPVFQDPYAIFNPFYRVDRALWKAVKKFKLADTRAKGLELIEESLRAVRLEPENVLGRYPHQLSGGQRQRIMLARVHMLRPSFIIADEPVSMLDAQVRKHFLDILLDFQRQHGMTTLFITHDLSTVYYLGGEVMVITKGQIVERGPVSTVMHDPSHPYTKLLLDSIPQPDPDLRWTSRIAVDELEHVDDSTPGDTTKPEAPII, from the coding sequence GTGAAGTCGGAACTCGAACTTCGTGGCGTACAGCAACGATTCCACGCCCGCGGCGTGGCCGAGGGGTACATCACCGCGGTGGACGACGTGAGCTTCAGCCTGGCCGCGTCGCCGCCGCAGATCGTCAGCCTGGTCGGTCAGAGCGGCAGCGGGAAGAGCACGATCGCGCGGAACGTGCTCGGTCTGCAGAAACCCACGGCCGGGTCGGTGCTGTACGGCGGGAAGGACATCTTCAAACTGAACCGGGCCGAGTACGACGAGTACCGGCGCGACGTCCAACCCGTCTTCCAGGACCCGTACGCGATCTTCAACCCGTTCTACCGGGTGGATCGCGCGCTCTGGAAGGCGGTGAAGAAGTTCAAGCTCGCGGACACCCGCGCCAAGGGCCTCGAGCTGATCGAGGAGTCGCTGCGCGCGGTACGGCTGGAGCCGGAGAACGTGCTGGGACGGTACCCGCACCAGCTCTCCGGCGGTCAGCGCCAGCGGATCATGCTGGCGCGGGTGCACATGCTGCGGCCGTCGTTCATCATCGCGGACGAGCCGGTGTCGATGCTGGACGCCCAGGTGCGTAAGCACTTCCTGGACATCCTGCTCGACTTCCAGCGCCAGCACGGGATGACGACACTGTTCATCACCCACGACCTGTCGACGGTGTACTACCTCGGCGGCGAGGTCATGGTCATCACCAAGGGCCAGATCGTCGAACGCGGACCGGTCTCCACGGTGATGCACGACCCGTCCCACCCGTACACCAAGCTGCTGCTCGACTCCATCCCGCAACCCGACCCCGACCTGCGCTGGACCAGCCGCATCGCCGTCGACGAACTCGAGCACGTCGACGACAGCACCCCCGGCGACACCACCAAGCCGGAGGCGCCGATCATCTAG
- a CDS encoding ATP-binding cassette domain-containing protein produces MSNVLEIKGFEVAYSTNRGDVKAVRGIDLDVRRGEILGIAGESGSGKSTLAVALLRLLKAPGKVTGGSAMFHPAGRSPVDLLKVHGEELRVLRWSALSYLPQGSMSSLNPVMRVQDQFKDVIIEHAPERKDSLGELVPRLLGQVGLEPRVARMYPHELSGGMKQRVLMAIAVALEPDLVIADEPTTALDVTIQRVILQSLADLRTDFGVTLMVISHDMGVHAQLADRVAVMYEGRLVEVGDVRQVFKNPQDAYTRQLIESIPKLGRRAS; encoded by the coding sequence GTGAGTAACGTACTGGAGATCAAAGGCTTCGAGGTCGCGTACTCCACCAACCGGGGCGACGTGAAGGCGGTCCGCGGGATCGACCTCGACGTCCGCCGCGGCGAGATCCTCGGGATCGCCGGGGAGTCGGGCAGCGGCAAGAGCACGCTGGCAGTCGCCCTGCTCCGGCTCCTGAAGGCGCCGGGCAAGGTGACCGGCGGTTCCGCGATGTTCCATCCGGCCGGCCGGTCGCCGGTGGACCTGCTGAAGGTGCACGGCGAGGAGCTGCGGGTCCTGCGCTGGAGTGCGCTGTCGTACCTCCCGCAGGGCTCGATGAGTTCGCTGAACCCGGTGATGCGCGTGCAGGACCAGTTCAAGGACGTGATCATCGAGCACGCGCCCGAACGCAAGGACTCGTTGGGCGAGCTGGTGCCGCGGCTGCTCGGCCAGGTCGGCCTGGAGCCGCGCGTGGCCCGGATGTATCCGCACGAGCTGTCCGGCGGGATGAAACAGCGCGTGCTGATGGCGATCGCGGTCGCACTCGAACCGGACCTGGTGATCGCGGACGAGCCGACGACCGCGCTGGACGTGACGATCCAGCGGGTCATCCTGCAGTCGCTGGCGGATCTGCGCACCGACTTCGGCGTCACGCTGATGGTGATCTCGCACGACATGGGCGTGCATGCGCAGCTGGCCGACCGGGTCGCGGTGATGTACGAGGGCCGGCTGGTCGAGGTCGGCGACGTCCGGCAGGTGTTCAAGAACCCGCAGGACGCGTACACCCGGCAGCTGATCGAGTCGATCCCCAAGCTGGGACGGAGGGCATCGTGA
- a CDS encoding phosphocholine-specific phospholipase C has protein sequence MPDIDRRRFLQLAGASAAFAAMANSIEQAAAIPARRRFGTIRDVEHIVVLMQENRSFDHYFGTLNGVRGFGDPRPVTLPSGKPVWHQASAGGQETLPFHPEADDLGLQFLQGLPHSWPDGQQAINGGRYNQWIAAKSAVTMAYLTREDIPFHFALADKFTICDAYHCSFIGATDPNRYYLWTGYTGNDGTGGGPVLGNDELGYGWTTYPERLEQAGVSWKIYQDIGDGLDAAGHWGWIEDAYRGNYGDNSLLYFNNYRNAQPGNPLYDKARTGTNAKAGENLFARLAADVQADRLPQISWITAPEAFSEHSNWPTNYGAWYISQVLDALTANPEVWSRTALFVTYDENDGFFDHVVPPYPPASASQGLSTVDTTLDRYPGSSKYVAGPYGFGPRVPMVVVSPWSTGGYTCSEVFDHTSIIRFMEKRFGVHEPNISPWRRAICGDLTSAFDFGTSTTRPAELPDTSAYEPPDNDRHPDYRPVPPAVGSIPAQERGRRPTRPLPYAPAVDGAVADGKYKLTFSSGPRAGAQFLITAANRTDGPWTYTTEAGKSLADSWNPVYSGGVTDLTVHGPNGFLRAFKGKPATTLEITARENATTGNVVLTFTTDAARRVTITNAYTGTTQHLDLLTGTTTRTITTTSRWYDVSITTDADGTYLRRFAGHVETGTPGTSDPAIRTV, from the coding sequence ATGCCAGACATCGATCGCCGGAGGTTCCTGCAGCTGGCCGGCGCGTCGGCCGCGTTCGCCGCGATGGCGAACAGTATCGAGCAGGCCGCCGCGATTCCCGCCCGCCGCCGGTTCGGCACCATCCGCGACGTCGAGCACATCGTCGTCCTGATGCAGGAGAACCGCTCCTTCGACCACTACTTCGGCACGCTGAACGGTGTCCGCGGATTCGGTGACCCGCGGCCGGTGACGCTGCCCAGCGGCAAGCCCGTCTGGCATCAGGCGAGTGCCGGCGGGCAGGAGACGCTCCCGTTCCACCCGGAGGCCGACGACCTCGGTCTGCAGTTCCTCCAAGGACTACCGCACAGCTGGCCGGACGGGCAGCAGGCGATCAACGGCGGCAGGTACAACCAGTGGATCGCGGCCAAGTCCGCGGTCACGATGGCCTACCTGACCCGCGAGGACATCCCGTTTCACTTCGCACTCGCGGACAAGTTCACCATCTGCGACGCCTACCACTGCTCCTTCATCGGCGCGACCGACCCGAACCGGTACTACCTGTGGACCGGCTACACCGGGAACGACGGCACCGGCGGCGGCCCGGTCCTCGGCAACGACGAGCTCGGGTACGGCTGGACGACGTACCCGGAACGCCTCGAGCAGGCCGGCGTGTCGTGGAAGATCTACCAGGACATCGGCGACGGACTCGACGCGGCCGGGCACTGGGGCTGGATCGAGGACGCGTACCGCGGCAACTACGGCGACAACTCGCTGCTCTACTTCAACAACTACCGCAACGCACAACCCGGCAATCCCCTGTACGACAAGGCGCGCACCGGCACGAACGCCAAGGCCGGTGAGAACCTGTTCGCGCGACTGGCCGCCGACGTGCAGGCCGACCGGCTGCCGCAGATCTCCTGGATCACCGCGCCCGAGGCGTTCAGCGAGCATTCGAACTGGCCGACGAACTACGGCGCCTGGTACATCTCCCAGGTCCTGGACGCACTCACCGCGAACCCGGAGGTCTGGAGCAGGACCGCGCTGTTCGTCACGTACGACGAGAACGACGGCTTCTTCGACCACGTCGTACCGCCGTACCCGCCGGCCTCGGCGTCCCAGGGGCTGTCCACCGTCGACACCACGCTCGACCGCTACCCGGGCAGCAGCAAGTACGTCGCCGGCCCGTACGGTTTCGGTCCCCGCGTGCCGATGGTCGTGGTGTCGCCCTGGAGCACCGGCGGTTACACCTGCTCGGAGGTGTTCGACCACACGTCGATCATCCGGTTCATGGAGAAGCGGTTCGGCGTGCACGAGCCGAACATCTCGCCGTGGCGCCGGGCGATCTGCGGCGACCTCACGTCGGCGTTCGACTTCGGTACGTCCACCACCCGGCCGGCCGAGCTTCCGGACACGTCGGCGTACGAGCCGCCGGACAACGACCGGCACCCGGACTATCGGCCGGTCCCGCCCGCGGTCGGCAGCATCCCGGCCCAGGAGCGCGGGCGGCGCCCGACCAGGCCGTTGCCCTACGCACCGGCCGTCGACGGAGCGGTTGCCGACGGCAAGTACAAGCTGACCTTCAGCTCCGGGCCGCGCGCCGGCGCCCAGTTCCTCATCACGGCCGCCAACCGCACCGACGGCCCCTGGACGTACACCACCGAGGCCGGCAAGAGCCTCGCCGACAGCTGGAACCCGGTCTACTCCGGCGGCGTCACCGACCTCACCGTGCACGGCCCGAACGGCTTCCTCCGCGCGTTCAAGGGCAAGCCCGCCACCACCCTCGAGATCACCGCCCGCGAGAACGCCACCACGGGCAACGTCGTTCTCACCTTCACCACCGACGCCGCCCGCCGTGTCACCATCACCAACGCGTACACCGGTACAACCCAGCACCTCGACCTACTCACGGGCACCACCACCCGCACCATCACCACCACGAGCCGCTGGTACGACGTCTCGATCACAACAGACGCCGACGGCACGTACCTCCGCCGCTTCGCCGGCCACGTCGAAACCGGCACCCCAGGCACCAGCGACCCGGCGATCAGGACCGTCTAG
- a CDS encoding LysE family translocator, whose protein sequence is MPNGTTIASFCLAALVVLVVPGPSVAYVVTTSLRHGRTAGLASVLGLELGALVHVVAAAAGLGAVLVSSPDLFRLIRYAGAAYLLVMGVRELRPLKDEAPKHRAPPRNHLRMIRDGILVDLLNPKTVLFFLAFLPQFVRPAEGSGQILVLGACFVLLAAACDATYAMAAGSLARHLHGSPQARRRIKQTTGGVYLTLAGLAVLT, encoded by the coding sequence ATGCCGAATGGAACAACAATCGCGTCCTTCTGCCTGGCCGCTCTGGTGGTGCTCGTCGTCCCCGGGCCGTCGGTCGCGTACGTCGTCACCACCAGCCTGCGCCACGGCCGTACCGCGGGGCTCGCGTCAGTGCTGGGTCTGGAACTCGGAGCACTCGTGCACGTCGTCGCGGCGGCCGCGGGACTGGGGGCGGTGCTCGTGTCGTCACCGGATCTGTTCCGGTTGATCAGGTACGCCGGTGCCGCCTACCTGCTCGTGATGGGTGTTCGCGAGCTCCGCCCGCTGAAGGACGAGGCGCCGAAGCACCGCGCGCCGCCGAGGAACCATCTCCGGATGATCCGCGACGGCATCCTCGTCGACCTGCTGAACCCGAAGACCGTGTTGTTCTTCCTCGCGTTCCTGCCACAGTTCGTCCGTCCGGCGGAGGGGTCCGGACAGATCCTCGTCCTCGGCGCATGCTTCGTCCTCCTGGCCGCGGCCTGCGACGCGACGTACGCCATGGCAGCCGGCAGCCTCGCGAGGCACCTCCACGGATCACCACAAGCCCGGCGCAGGATCAAGCAAACCACCGGAGGCGTCTACCTGACCCTGGCCGGCCTCGCGGTCCTGACCTAG
- a CDS encoding histone deacetylase encodes MTDQVWYVAYGSNLALERFTCYLSGGRPRGGARVYPGCRDRTAPARAEGVFVPGSVVFAGASKVWGGGSAFYDRSGPGQVAGRAYLLTPEQLGDVAAQEMWRAPGGPFAAELATRLPEVVEHHTMGSGRYETVVRLGELDGHPMYTVTHGTITELDPVAPTASYLHWIATGLTEAHGWDVEQVVDYLHAAPGVRLGWTPGALLSALDGGAGGGG; translated from the coding sequence TTGACGGATCAGGTGTGGTACGTCGCCTACGGCTCCAACCTCGCCCTCGAACGCTTCACCTGCTACCTGTCCGGCGGCCGCCCGCGCGGCGGCGCCCGCGTCTATCCCGGCTGCCGCGACCGCACTGCGCCCGCCCGCGCCGAAGGCGTGTTCGTCCCCGGCAGCGTGGTGTTCGCGGGAGCATCCAAGGTCTGGGGCGGCGGATCGGCCTTCTACGACCGATCCGGCCCCGGCCAGGTCGCCGGCCGCGCCTACCTCCTCACTCCCGAACAGCTCGGCGATGTCGCCGCCCAGGAAATGTGGCGCGCCCCCGGCGGCCCCTTCGCAGCAGAACTGGCCACACGCCTGCCCGAGGTCGTCGAGCACCACACCATGGGCTCCGGCCGCTACGAAACCGTGGTCCGCCTCGGCGAACTCGATGGCCACCCGATGTACACCGTCACCCACGGCACGATCACCGAACTCGACCCGGTCGCACCCACAGCGTCGTACCTCCACTGGATCGCCACCGGCCTCACCGAGGCCCACGGCTGGGACGTCGAGCAGGTCGTCGACTACCTCCACGCGGCGCCGGGCGTCCGGCTGGGCTGGACGCCCGGCGCCTTGCTGTCAGCGCTTGATGGCGGTGCAGGTGGCGGTGGATGA